Proteins encoded by one window of Mercenaria mercenaria strain notata chromosome 4, MADL_Memer_1, whole genome shotgun sequence:
- the LOC123553269 gene encoding baculoviral IAP repeat-containing protein 2-like isoform X1, which translates to MDRYPGISNGRPKNPDYSMATERLATFKDVATFKDWSTNGISIEELSSAGFYATGSRDSVKCFYCGGGMQHWQQDDDPWIEHARHFPDCDFLKLHVEEEFIKKAHYVDGKDAMESTFGHVKKRLVPDQLIEDLNSKASLLLMEKGYKQEDVEHAIERAREKHGSGDLRAHHILEALLESETFTTPCSKDTFSSSRPTNHMNLSNGYTERPVHVPVNLWGNVSESLGEKTYNDDALDTEQDCLLEENRALKHRITCKICLDNDACIVFIPCGHMVSCRQCAGRQNKCAVCRADIKDTIRAYPA; encoded by the exons ATGGATCGTTATCCTGGAATATCAAATGGAAGACCAAAGAATCCTGATTATTCCATGGCAACGGAAAGACTGGCAACATTCAAAGACGTAGCAACATTCAAAGACTGGTCAACAAATGGGATCTCTATTGAAGAATTATCGAGTGCGGGATTTTATGCTACAG GAAGCCGAGACTCTGTAAAATGTTTTTACTGCGGAGGAGGGATGCAACACTGGCAACAGGATGATGATCCTTGGATAGAGCATGCAAGACATTTTCCAGATTGTGACTTTTTAAAGCTACATGTAGAAGAAGAGTTTATAAAAAAGGCACACTATGTGGATGGTAAAGATGCAATG GAATCAACATTTGGGCATGTGAAAAAACGTCTTGTTCCTGATCAGCTGATAGAAGATTTGAATAGTAAGGCATCCTTGCTTCTTATGGAGAAAGGGTACAAGCAAGAGGATGTTGAACACGCGATTGAAAGAGCAAGAGAAAAGCATG GTAGCGGGGATTTAAGGGCTCATCATATTCTCGAGGCTCTACTTGAAAGCGAGACGTTTACCACGCCCTGTAGTAAAGACACATTTTCTTCTTCACGACCAACCAACCATATGAATTTGTCAAATGGCTACACGGAACGACCAGTACATGTTCCAGTCAATTTGTGGGGTAACGTCTCTGAGTCTCTTGGAGAAAAGACATATAATGATGATGCACTTGATACTG aACAAGACTGTTTGTTGGAAGAGAACCGTGCTCTGAAACACAGGATTACCTGCAAAATATGTCTGGACAATGATGCATGTATTGTGTTTATTCCGTGCGGGCACATGGTATCATGCAGGCAATGTGCTGGCAGACAAAACAAGTGTGCAGTCTGTAGGGCTGATATAAAAGACACAATTCGGGCATATCCCGCCTGA